The following DNA comes from Streptomyces sp. NBC_00273.
AGTACCTGGGCGAGGTCTGCGGGCGCGAGGGCGCCAAGGTCGAGGACGGCGTGCTGCCGCTGGTCGTGCGCGCCGGCGCCGGGTCCGTGCGCGACTCGATGTCCGTCATGGACCAGCTGCTCGCCGGCGCCGCCGACGACGGTGTGACGTATGCCATGGCCACTTCGCTGCTCGGCTACACCGACGGCTCGCTGCTCGACTCCGTCGTCGACGCCTTCGCCGCCGGGGACGGGGCGGCCGCGTTCGAGGTCGTCGACCGGGTCGTCGAGGGCGGGAACGACCCGCGCCGGTTCGTCGCCGACCTGCTGGAGCGGCTGCGCGACCTGGTGATCCTGGCCGCCGTGCCGGACGCCGGGGAGAAGGGGCTGATCGACGCCCCCGCCGATGTCGTGGAGCGGATGCAGGCCCAGGCGTCCGTGTTCGGGGCCGCCGAGCTGTCGCGCGCCGCCGACCTGGTCAACGCCGGGCTCACCGAGATGCGGGGCGCGACCTCGCCGCGGCTGCAGCTGGAGCTGATCTGCGCCCGGGTGCTGCTGCCCGCCGCCTTCGACGACGAGCGGTCCTTCCAGGCCCGGCTGGACCGGCTGGAGCGCAGCGGCCCGCCCGCCGCCGCGGCCTTCGCCGCGCCGCCGGCCGCCGCGCCCGCCATGGGTTACGTGCCCGGGCCCGAGGCCCACGCCATGGCGCCCGCCGGTCCCGGTGGGGGCGCGGCCGCCGCGCGCGCCGCCGCTCCCGCGCCCGCCCCGGTGCAGGCTCCCGAGCCGGCCCAGGCCGCCCCGGCCCCCGCACCCGCTGCCGCTCCCGCACCGACCCCCGCCCCCGCCCCTGCCCCTGCCCCCGCCCCCGGCGCCTGGCCGGGAGCCGCGCAGCCCGGGAGCGGCGCGCCCGGTGCCTGGCCCGGAGCGGCGGCACCGGCCGCCGCGGGTGCCTGGCCCGGCGCGGCCGCGTCCGCCCCGGCCCCCGCACCCGCCGCCCCGGCCGCCGCCCCCGCCCCGGTCGCCGCGGCCCCCGCGCCCTCCCCCGGCATGGCCGCCGGAGCCGGGCAGGTGCAGGCGATGTGGCCCGGCGTGCTGGAGGCGGTCAAGAACCGCCGCCGCTTCACCTGGATCCTGCTCAGCCAGAACGCCCAGGTCACCGGCTTCGACGGGACCACCCTCCAGCTGGGCTTCCCCAATGTCGGGGCCCGCGACAACTTCGCCAGCAGCGGCAGCGAGGACGTCCTGAAGGCGGTCCTGGCCGAGCAGTTCCAGGTCAACTGGAAGATCGAGGCCGTCGTCGGCGGCGGATCCCCGGCACCGGTCCCGACCTCCTCGTACGGCTCCTCGTATGGGGCCCCGGCCGCGCCCGCCCCCGCCTACAGCCCGCCGCCGGCCCCGGCGCAGCAGCAGGCCGCCGCCCCGCAGGCCCCGCCCGCCCCGCAGTACGCGCCGCAGCAGCCGTCCCCGCAGTCGGCTCCCGCACCGCAGCCCCCCGTACAGCAGGCGCCCCCGCCCGTCGCCCCCGAGGACGACTTCGCCGAGGAGGACGACCCCGACCTCGTCGAGAGCGCGCTGACCGGACACGACCTGATCGTGCGCGAGCTCGGAGCCACCGTTGTGGAGGAATACACAAACGAGTAGCCGGCCCTGATTGGGTGGCCGCACGAAGACGACCGCTCGGTCCCGGCTAGGCTGAGCAGCGTGAAGGTCCTCGTCATCGGCGGCGGCGCCCGCGAACATGCCCTGTGCCGCTCTCTGTCCCTCGACTCCGCCGTCTCCGCGCTGTACTGCGCTCCCGGCAACGCCGGCATCGCCGAGGTGGCCGAGCTCCGCCCGGTCGACGCCCTCGACGGCGCTGCCGTCGCCGCTCTCGCCACCGAACTCGAAGCCGACCTGGTCGTCGTCGGCCCGGAGGCCCCGCTGGTCGCCGGCGTCGCCGACGCCGTGCGCGCCGTCGGGATCCCCGTCTTCGGCCCGTCGGCCGAGGCGGCGCAGCTCGAAGGCTCCAAGGCCTTCGCCAAGGACGTGATGGCCGCGGCCGGGGTCCCGACCGCGCGCAGCTACGTCTGCACCACTCCCGAAGAGGTGGACGAGGCCCTCGACGCCTTCGGCGCCCCGTACGTCGTCAAGGACGACGGCCTCGCCGCCGGCAAGGGCGTCGTGGTCACCGAGGACCTGGCCGCCGCCCGCGCGCACGCGCTCGGCTGCGACCGGGTGGTCATCGAGGAGTACCTCGACGGGCCCGAGGTCTCCCTCTTCGCCATCACCGACGGCGTCACCGTGGTCCCGCTCCAGCCGGCGCAGGACTTCAAGCGCGCCCTGGACGGCGACGAGGGCCCCAACACCGGCGGCATGGGCGCGTACTCCCCGCTGCCCTGGGCCGACCCGAAGCTGGTCGACGAGGTCATGGAGCTGGTCCTCCAGCCGACCGTCGACGAGCTCCGCCGCCGCGGCACCCCCTTCTCCGGGCTGCTCTACGCGGGCCTCGCGATCACCAGCCGCGGTACCCGCGTCATCGAGTTCAACGCGCGCTTCGGCGACCCCGAGACCCAGGTGGTCCTGGCCCGGTTGCGCACGCCGCTCGCAGGCGTGCTGCTGGGTGCCGCCAAGGGCACCCTGGACGCCGTACCCCCGCTGGTCTGGCGCGAGGACGCGGCCGTCACGGTGGTCATCGCCTCCCACAACTACCCCGAGACCCCCCGCACCGGGGACCCGATCGAGGGCCTGGCCGAGGTGGCCGCCGAGGACGGGCCGGACGCCTACGTGCTGCACGCCGGGACCCGGCACGAGGGCGACGCGGTGGTCAGCGCGGGTGGCCGTGTGCTGTCGGTGACGGCGACCGGTTCCGACCTGGCGCAGGCGCGCGAGAAGGCGTATAAGGCGGTGGCGCGCATCCGTCTCGACGGCTCGCAGCACCGTACGGATATTGCGGCCAAGGCGGCCGAGGGCCGCTGACCAGCGGCTCCGCAGACCCGCGGGCCCGGTGCGCATCTCGTGCGCCCGGGCCCGCGGGCGTGTCCGCGTGCGACTGCATCCGGCCGCGTTCGAACGCATCCAGCTTTACCCAAAGCCATTCCATCGGGTGATCGTCCTGCGGTCTGCCTGACTCCCGCGCGTGCCCCAACTAGGGTGCGGCGCAAGCATTCCGGCACTTGGCCCACCGGCATTGCGATGTCAGTGGCGGGTGTCACAGTGGGGGAGTGAGCAACGTCGCCGCAGGGCAGAGGGGGTGAGGTCCGGCCGTGTCCGGAACGGGTTCGATCATGGAAGCGGGTGCACCGTCCGCGCGGTCCCGCGCTTTGGCCGTGCTGCGCGTGCGCAGCCGGGCCTTGGCCGTCGGGCTGCTGCCCGCCGCCCTCGCGGTGGTCCTGGTGGCCGCCCGGGCGACGGGCCGGCTGGCCGGTGGGCCCTGGCCCGCGGTGACCCTCGTCGTGTGCGTGGTCGCTGCGATCGTGCTGCTCGTCGGCGGCGCCTTCGCCGCGGTGGTGCTGCGGGCGAGCCCCGCCGTGACGCCGACGGTGCCCCTCTCGGAGGCCGCGGCGCCCGATCTCTACCGGCTGGTGCGGGACCTGGCCGACCGGATGGACGTGCCGCCGCCCTCCGCGATAGCCCTGACGCCGGACTGCGACAGCTGGCTGGAGGACCGCAGCCACGCGGCCCACCGCCGCGGCGCCGCCCGCGTGTTCGGAGCCGAGGCCGGAGCCGTCGGGCCGGAGTCCGAGCCGGGCGCGGCCCCGGTGCTGGTGATCGGCTCGCCCTTCCTGTGGTGGATGCGGGTCGCCGAGCTACGGGCGGTCCTCGCGCCCGTCGTCGCCGGTACGGGCCCTTCCGCGCACCCGGACATAGCCGACGCGCGCGGCTTCGTACGCGGCCTGGACGCGGCCGTGGACGTGGGCGGCCGGCGCGGCCTCGGCTGGATCGCCCCGCCGGCCCGGCTGCTGCTGCGGCTGTGCCGGACGGACGCCGCCGAGATGGAGCGCGGGGTGGCCGCGGCCGCCTCGGAGCGTGCACAGGGTGTGGACTACGGGCTGCGCATCGTCGCCCAGGAGCAGGTCGGCCTGGCCTACGCGGGCTGGGACCGGCTGCTGACCCGGGTCGCGCTGCCCGCCTGGCGGATGGGCCGCTGGCCGGCGCACCTCGACGCCGGGGTGGTCTCCGCGCTGACCGAGCTCTCCCGGCGGGACCGGCTGGCCGAGGGGTTCACCTCGCGGCTGGGCGAGCGCCCCGCCTGCGACCTGCTGGAGCAGCCCGGGCTGATCGACGAGGCGACCTCGCTGCTGGCCGCGCGGCTCTTCCACGGAGGTCCGGCCGAGGCCGGACCGGGCTGGTCCCCGGTGGACTGGGCGGCGTATCCGGAGGAGGTCGTGGACCGCAAGTGGCGGACGGAGGCGGCCCGCCTGCACGCGGCGCTGGACGCCCTGGCCGTCCCGGCGGGGCTGCCCGGGGGCCCTTCCGGCTCCCCCGCACCGGCCGCACCGGCCCCTACGGCCGCCCCCGCGACCCCTGCCGCCCCGAGCGGCTCCGCCGGACCCGCCGCCCGCCCCGGCTCCTCGGGAGCGGCCGGAGCGGCCGGAGCAGCGGGCCCCGCCACGCTCGCGGCCGCCGACTCGTCCTCCCCCGGCGCGGACGCCTTCGCCGGGCCGACCCTGGAGCGGGTGCTGGGTTACCTCACCGACCTCGGCGGCGAGGGCGCGGCCGGCGAGGCGCTGGCCGGCCGGATCACCGGTGAGCTGGCCCGCGAGGAGCGGGCCGCCGGACCGGCCGCCCGGGCCGGGAAGGCGCGCGGCGCGGACGCCGTCCCGCTGTTCCCGCTCCAGCCGCCGCGCAGCGGCCGGGACCTGCTGGCCGACCACGTCACGGCGATGGTGTGCTGTGCGGCCGTGGACTCGGCCGGGGCCACCCCCGGGCTGGACTGGCTCGACGGGCCGGTCCTGCTGGTGGGCGGCGACCGCCGTTCCGACCTGGCGCCGCGCGTGCTGTGCCTGATCGAGGAGGGGAATCCGGAGCCGCTGCGGGATTGGCTCTCGGCCCTCGGCGTCCGCCCGGAGAAGCCGGTCCGCCTGGTCTGAGGCGGGCCGAGGAGAGCCGCCCCGGGGAGCCGTAAGGCTCGTACGAGCAACCGGATGTCAATGTTCCGATCACGTCAATTCGCGACGAACAGTGACGGACTGCGTGCGTTATGTGATGTGCTGGGACCGGTCGCGGCTGGACGTCCCGAGGCGGGCGCCGAGAAACACCGCCTCAGCTCAGCCAGGAGCCGCGCACCGAGGCGATGTAGGCCCGTTCGGGGGGATCGAGGGAGGGGAGCGGTCATGGGTGCGGACCAGATCCGTCGTTGGGAGTCAGGTGCGCTCGCGCACGCGGTGTCCGACCCCTTCGGGCAGGGCCCCCTGCCCTGGTTCCGGGGCAGTGAGCTCTACTTCGACGACACCGGCCAGGTCGTGCCCTGGTACGTGGACCCGGCCGCCGCGGCCGCCGGCACCGGCCAGATCCCCCGCGCCCGCGGCAACGGCGGTCCCCGCACCGCCGACGACGTGCACCGCCAGATCAAGGGCTTCGCCTCCACCGGCGGCGTGGCCCCCGGTGAGGCCATCGACTTCCACATCACCGTCGACCCGCCCCAGCAGTTCTCCGTCGACGTCTACCGGATCGGCCACTACGGCGGCGACGGAGCCTCCAAGATCACCACCAGCCCCCGGCTCTCCGGCATCGTCCAGCCGGCCCCGCTCGCCGCCGACCGCACCGTTTCCTGCCACCACTGGTGGCTGTCCTGGCGCCTCCAAGTGCCCTCCTACTGGAGCGTCGGCGCGTACGTCGCCGTCCTCACCACCGCCGACGGCTACCGCTCCCACATCCCCTTCACGGTCCGCGACGACCACCCCGCCGACCTCCTGCTCCTGCTCCCCGACATCACCTGGCAGGCCTACAACCTCTATCCGGAGGACGGCCGCAGCGGCGCCAGCCTCTACCACGCCTGGGACGAGGAGGGCCGGCTGCTCGGCGAGCAGGACGCCGCCGTCACCGTGTCCTTCGACCGCCCCTACGCGGGCGCCGGCCTGCCCCTGCACGTCGGCCACGCCTACGACTTCATCCGCTGGGCCGAGCGCTACGGCTACGACATCGCCTACGCCGACACCCGCGACCTGCACGCCGGCCGCGTCGACCCGACCCGCTACCGCGGCCTGGTCTTCCCCGGCCACGACGAGTACTGGTCGGCCCCCATGCGCCGCACCGTCGAGCGCGCCCGCCGGCACGGCACCTCGCTCGTCTTCCTCTCCGCCAACACCATGTACTGGCAGGTCGAGCTCGGCCCGTCGCCCTCCGGGGTCGCCGACCGGCTCCTGACCTGCCGAAAACGGCGCGGCCCGGGCCGCCCCAGCCTGTGGCGCGAGGTCGACCGCCCGGAGCAGCAGCTGCTCGGCATCCAGTACGCGGGCCGGGTCCCCGAACCCGCGCCGCTGATCGTGCGCAACGCCACCCACTGGCTCTGGGACTCCACCGGCGCGGGCGAGAACGACGAGCTGCCCGGCCTGGTCGCGGGTGAGGCCGACCGCTACTTCCCGCGCACCCAGCTCCCCGAGCACCAGGACCGGATCCTGCTGGCGCACTCCCCGTACCTCGACAGCGAGGGCCACCGCCGCCACCAGGAGACCTCCCTCTACCGGGCGCCCAGCGGAGCGCTGGTCTTCGCGTCCGGCACGTTCGCCTGGTCCCCGGCCCTCGACCGCCCCGGCCACGTCGACGAGCGCGTGCAGCGGGCCACGGCCAATCTCCTCGACCGGATCTGCAAGCACGACTGACCCACCGCGGACCCGGGGCCGAACCACCCCCGTCTGCCGGACCACCCCCGTCTGCCGGACCACCCCCGTCCGCCGGGGCGGGCCCGGTGCGGGAGAATCGGGGTGCGCTTCATACAGATCTACAGGGAGACCCCGTGTCCGGATTCGTCGAAAAGCCCGAGCCGGTTCAGGTTCCGGGCCTCGTCCACCTCCACACCGGCAAGGTGCGCGACCTCTACCGTGACGAGGACGGCCACCTCGTCATGGTCGCCAGCGACCGCATGTCCGCCTTCGACTGGGTGCTGCCCACCGAGATCCCGGACAAGGGCCGCGTCCTGACGCAGCTCTCCCTGTGGTGGTTCGACCAGCTCGCGGACCTCGTCCCGAACCACGTCATCTCCACCGACCTGCCCGCCGGCGCCCCCGCCGACTGGGCCGGCCGCACCCTGATCTGCAAGAACCTCGACATGGTCCCGGTCGAGTGCGTGGCCCGCGGCTACCTCACCGGCTCGGGCCTCGTCGAGTACGAGCAGACCCGCACGGTCTGCGGCCTCGGCCTCCCCGAGGGCCTCGTGAACGGCTCCGAGCTGCCCGGCCCGATCTTCACCCCGGCCGCCAAGGCCGAGGTCGGCGAGCACGACGAGAACGTCACCTACGAAGAGGTCGCGCGCACCACCGGCGCCGAGACGGCCGCGCTGCTGCGCCAGACCACCCTCGCCGTCTACAGCCGCGCCCGGGACATCGCCCGCGAGCGCGGGATCATCCTGGCCGACACCAAGTTCGAGTTCGGTTTCGACCCGAAGGACGGCACCCTGGTCGCCGCGGACGAGGTGCTGACCCCGGACTCCTCCCGCTTCTGGCCGGCCGACCAGTGGGAGCCGGGCCGTTCGCAGCCCTCCTTCGACAAGCAGTACGTCCGCGACTGGCTGGCCTCTGAAGCCTCCGGCTGGGACCCGAAGGGCGAACTGCCCCCGCCGGCCC
Coding sequences within:
- a CDS encoding DNA polymerase III subunit gamma and tau; this translates as MSSLALYRRYRPESFAEVIGQEHVTAPLMQALRNNRVNHAYLFSGPRGCGKTTSARILARCLNCEQGPTPTPCGECQSCRDLARNGPGSIDVIEIDAASHGGVDDARDLREKAFFGPASSRYKIYIIDEAHMVTSAGFNALLKVVEEPPEHLKFIFATTEPEKVIGTIRSRTHHYPFRLVPPGTLREYLGEVCGREGAKVEDGVLPLVVRAGAGSVRDSMSVMDQLLAGAADDGVTYAMATSLLGYTDGSLLDSVVDAFAAGDGAAAFEVVDRVVEGGNDPRRFVADLLERLRDLVILAAVPDAGEKGLIDAPADVVERMQAQASVFGAAELSRAADLVNAGLTEMRGATSPRLQLELICARVLLPAAFDDERSFQARLDRLERSGPPAAAAFAAPPAAAPAMGYVPGPEAHAMAPAGPGGGAAAARAAAPAPAPVQAPEPAQAAPAPAPAAAPAPTPAPAPAPAPAPGAWPGAAQPGSGAPGAWPGAAAPAAAGAWPGAAASAPAPAPAAPAAAPAPVAAAPAPSPGMAAGAGQVQAMWPGVLEAVKNRRRFTWILLSQNAQVTGFDGTTLQLGFPNVGARDNFASSGSEDVLKAVLAEQFQVNWKIEAVVGGGSPAPVPTSSYGSSYGAPAAPAPAYSPPPAPAQQQAAAPQAPPAPQYAPQQPSPQSAPAPQPPVQQAPPPVAPEDDFAEEDDPDLVESALTGHDLIVRELGATVVEEYTNE
- the purD gene encoding phosphoribosylamine--glycine ligase; this encodes MKVLVIGGGAREHALCRSLSLDSAVSALYCAPGNAGIAEVAELRPVDALDGAAVAALATELEADLVVVGPEAPLVAGVADAVRAVGIPVFGPSAEAAQLEGSKAFAKDVMAAAGVPTARSYVCTTPEEVDEALDAFGAPYVVKDDGLAAGKGVVVTEDLAAARAHALGCDRVVIEEYLDGPEVSLFAITDGVTVVPLQPAQDFKRALDGDEGPNTGGMGAYSPLPWADPKLVDEVMELVLQPTVDELRRRGTPFSGLLYAGLAITSRGTRVIEFNARFGDPETQVVLARLRTPLAGVLLGAAKGTLDAVPPLVWREDAAVTVVIASHNYPETPRTGDPIEGLAEVAAEDGPDAYVLHAGTRHEGDAVVSAGGRVLSVTATGSDLAQAREKAYKAVARIRLDGSQHRTDIAAKAAEGR
- a CDS encoding N,N-dimethylformamidase beta subunit family domain-containing protein, which encodes MGADQIRRWESGALAHAVSDPFGQGPLPWFRGSELYFDDTGQVVPWYVDPAAAAAGTGQIPRARGNGGPRTADDVHRQIKGFASTGGVAPGEAIDFHITVDPPQQFSVDVYRIGHYGGDGASKITTSPRLSGIVQPAPLAADRTVSCHHWWLSWRLQVPSYWSVGAYVAVLTTADGYRSHIPFTVRDDHPADLLLLLPDITWQAYNLYPEDGRSGASLYHAWDEEGRLLGEQDAAVTVSFDRPYAGAGLPLHVGHAYDFIRWAERYGYDIAYADTRDLHAGRVDPTRYRGLVFPGHDEYWSAPMRRTVERARRHGTSLVFLSANTMYWQVELGPSPSGVADRLLTCRKRRGPGRPSLWREVDRPEQQLLGIQYAGRVPEPAPLIVRNATHWLWDSTGAGENDELPGLVAGEADRYFPRTQLPEHQDRILLAHSPYLDSEGHRRHQETSLYRAPSGALVFASGTFAWSPALDRPGHVDERVQRATANLLDRICKHD
- a CDS encoding phosphoribosylaminoimidazolesuccinocarboxamide synthase; translated protein: MSGFVEKPEPVQVPGLVHLHTGKVRDLYRDEDGHLVMVASDRMSAFDWVLPTEIPDKGRVLTQLSLWWFDQLADLVPNHVISTDLPAGAPADWAGRTLICKNLDMVPVECVARGYLTGSGLVEYEQTRTVCGLGLPEGLVNGSELPGPIFTPAAKAEVGEHDENVTYEEVARTTGAETAALLRQTTLAVYSRARDIARERGIILADTKFEFGFDPKDGTLVAADEVLTPDSSRFWPADQWEPGRSQPSFDKQYVRDWLASEASGWDPKGELPPPALPTQVVAQTRAKYIEAYERLTGLDWS